A region of the Roseiflexus sp. RS-1 genome:
CAGAGATGGCGTTACGACGTGTTATTACGGAAAAGATGATAGAGCATTACGGCGAGCAGTGGATTGAGAGGTTGTGCAAGGAGAAGCCTAAGATAAGGACAATATTTGAGAAGAGTGAAGAGGCGCAAAAGCAAGAGGAAAGATCTTTCGGCGATAGGGCATCTCGCAATCTAGTTGATTTTATGTACCCAAGAGGCTTGTTTGATATCATATTTGCGGAATGGTCGGTTTTCAGGGATGTTTTCGGTAAAGACAAAAACTACTGGGATCAGCGTGCTCAGTTATTGTCAAAAGTGCGAAATCCTCTGGCTCACAATCGAGATATGGCACTCTATGACTATGAGCGTCGGATAGCAGAAGGATATTGCGGAGAAATACTCACAGCGCTAGAAAAATATCGATCGGCAAGTAATGCGTGATTTTGTCAGCCTACGCGGGTATTTTGTGCTTACAGGAAATTGCGGCACAGTCGACTGCAGAATCGTGCAGCGAGCGCACATGCGGGAGGGACGTTCGTGCATCCAGCCCGGTGGAACACCAGCATCGTGCACACTGAGTGTGCACGTGGGTATACAGGATGCCCACGTATCCTGCGCATGCGTGGTTCAATAATGCTGAGCTTTGCTCTATCATGCCTCCTCCCCCCGCTTCGTTTCGCGTGGCGCGCCGCTGCTTAGCGGCGCAACCTCGATCGGAATATCGGTGTCGCGGAGCAGCCGGGTGACGATGTCGCCGCTGATCCAGTGCCGCCAGGTGCGTGGGCGCGGTTTGCCGACGATGATGCGCTGTACGCCATGCTCGTGGGCATAGCGGAGGATCGAGTCGACGACACGGTGACTATCGATGACGGTGACGTGCGCTCCCAGGTCGCGCGCCAGGCGCAGGTTACGCTCCAGTTGCTGCGCAGCGCGCGCCGGACGTCGTGTGGCAGCCCCCGGCGGCTCAACATGCAGTGCCAGCAATTCGGCGCCAAGTTCTACCCCTACGCGCGCTGCGTACCGGATAACCGCCTGCGATTGCGCTTCTTCGCTGATGCACACCAGAATGCGCACCGGCGCGGAACGTTGATCGGTCACAGATCACACACCATGCTTCAAAATGCAAACTGCACCGCCTGATAGCGGCGTCGCCACCATTTGAAGATTTCGTCGGCAAACAGCATAATCACCGGGAAGCATGCCAGCATTACCCAATGCTCCGGTTGCGGCGGCACGAAGTTGAACAGCGTCGCCAGAGGTTCGATATAGACCAGCGCCAGCATCAAGACCACCGAGAGCAATGTTCCAACCACCAGCGCCCGGTTTGTGAACAGACCGATCCGGAAGACTGAACTCCGGCGCGTCCGGCTGGCGAATGCCACACCCACCTGCGCCATCACGATCGCCATGTAGGTCAGGGTTGTCGCCTGGGCATAGATCTCGCCGCTGCTCTCCATCGGCATGCCGGGTCGCCATCCGGCGCTCCAGTACACGGTGAAAAACGCCAGTAACGCCAGTGCGCCTTCCAGCATGCCGAGCATTGCAAATGTGCGCAGCAATGTCTCACGGTCAAGGAGCGGCGCGGTGCGTGGGCGGGGTGGTTGCTCCAGGATGCCCGGTTCGGGTGGTTCGGTGCTTAAGGCGACCGACGGCAGCAGTTCGGTGCCGACATCGATCGCCAGCACCTGGAGCACGGTCAGCGGCAGCGGGGCGCCGATAATGACGCTCACGACGATGACGGCGGCTTCGGCGACATTGTGCGCAAAAATGTAAGCGGCGAGTTTCTGGATATTGGCGAAAATGGCGCGTCCTTCTTCGATGGCCAGCAGCAGACCGGCAGGGTGTTGCGCGTTGAGCACAATATCAGCGGCAGCCAGGGCGACCGCCGTTCCCGACGCGCTGACAACCACGCCGATTTCCGCCTGTCGCAGTGCGGGTGCATCATTGATGCTGTCGCCTAAAAAAGCGACGATTTCGCCGCGTTGCTGCAGCGCTTCGACGATTCGCCGCTTGTGTGTTGCGTCCAGTTGCGCAAAAATGACATCTTCCAGCGGTGCGAGGATCAATCCGAGGTTGGCGCTGCTCATGGCATCGAGATCCGCACCGGTGACGATCTGGACGTGCGGCGCATCGATCAGCCCCACTCGCCGCGCAATTGCTTCAGCGGTCAGTCCATATGCGCCGGTCACGATGATGACGCGAATGCCAGCCTTGCGACATCCCTCGATCAGTTGCACCACTTCTGGTTGCGGCGGCTCCTGGAGCGTGGCAAATCCGAGAAAGGTGAGATCGTGTTCAATATCTCGCGCGCGCCACATGATCCCTTCGAGCGGCTCTTCGACGGAGCGTGTGGCAAAAGCGACGACCCGCTGACCCTTGCGGGCATACTCATCGATGGCGTCCTCGATCTCCTGCCTCATCGCGTCGTCCAGGTCGCGAACGACACCGTGATACTGGATGCGGACGCAGATTGAAAGCACGGCGCGACCTGTTCCGCGCACATACGCTGATAGTTCGCGTTTCCCATCGCGTTCGATGGCAACCACCACGCTGCCAAGTTGCCGGCGCGGTTCGTAAGGGAAACTCTGCAGACGAACGATGCGGTGACCGAGTGATGCTTCATCGATGCCACCGCGCGCCGCAGTCGCCAGCAGCGCCCCTTCCAGCGGATCACCGACGATGTACCAGTCGGGGTGGCTTGCGTCGGGCGGCATCAGACGCGAGTTGTTGCACAGTACCGCAGCGCGCAGAACTGCGGTCAGGTCGGGTTCGGATGCGACCCGTACCAGAGCGCGTTCGTACAGAAATGCGCCTTCTGGACGGTAGTCGCTGCCGGTTGTCGTGTAGACGCGCCCGCCAGCCCAGATAGCGCTGACCGTGAGGGTTGTGCTGGTCAACGTCTCGACGCGATCGGCGCACAGCACGGTCGCCGAACTCAAACTTTCGACGCCCGCCAGTCGTCGAACCAGCACCCCATACCGCGCCAGGCGGCGGCGCGCCAGCGCCAGCGCCAGGGTAACCGTCGGCAGCAATCCTTCCGGCACGAAGGCGACGATCATTCCAATAGCGAAGATGATGCCGGCTTGAATGGTGAATTGTTGCCCGAAAACGGTCAGCAGGAAGGCGCCAAGACCGGCGACAATCGCCACGCGAGTGATGGTGGCAGCCAGCGTGTTCAACGCCTGCCCCAGCGGGCTTGGCTCTGCGCGGAGCGCCGCCGTGCTTTCCGCGATAGTGCCGAGCAGAGTTTGCATGCCGGTATGAATGGCGACCAGGCTGCCCTGCCCCTCGAACACGACCGTTCCCGCCAGCAGAATGTTGGGTCGTTCCACCAGCGCCAGCGTCGGATCGGGCATCGCTCCGGCCACCTTGGTTACCGGCGCCGCGTTGCCGGTCAATGCCGTTTGCTTGACCCGCAACCCCTCGCTGGAGATCAGGTAGCCGTCGGCAACAACCACCGTTCCCGGCTTCAACGGCAGAATATCGCCGGGGACAACATCCGTCGTTGGAATCTGGCGTACCTGCCCGGCACGGCGCACATACGCGGTTGCGGGTAATAACTGGCGGAGTGCAGCGATAGCGCGTTCAGCCAGATATTCCTGCCATGCTGTGAAGATGCCGTTGAGGAGTGCAACCACGAGGATGACCCACCCGATCACGGGTGTGTCGCTGAGGAATGCCAGCAACCCGGCGATCAGCAGGATCAACGAGATCCAGTTGACGAACGAGGTCGCCAGACGGCGAAACGTGGAAACCGGCAGCGTGTCGGCAATCGCATTCGGACCGTAGCGTTCACGGCGTTTGCGCGCCTCCGCTTCGTCAATGCCATGGGGAGCGGTCTGCAACGCAGCGCAGACCTCAAGCGGCGACATTGCCGCAAGCTGATCCAGCGAGTGGTCCGACACGACGCTCCTCGCGCACAGATTACCGGTCTGCGTAGCG
Encoded here:
- a CDS encoding universal stress protein, coding for MTDQRSAPVRILVCISEEAQSQAVIRYAARVGVELGAELLALHVEPPGAATRRPARAAQQLERNLRLARDLGAHVTVIDSHRVVDSILRYAHEHGVQRIIVGKPRPRTWRHWISGDIVTRLLRDTDIPIEVAPLSSGAPRETKRGEEA
- a CDS encoding cation-translocating P-type ATPase gives rise to the protein MSDHSLDQLAAMSPLEVCAALQTAPHGIDEAEARKRRERYGPNAIADTLPVSTFRRLATSFVNWISLILLIAGLLAFLSDTPVIGWVILVVALLNGIFTAWQEYLAERAIAALRQLLPATAYVRRAGQVRQIPTTDVVPGDILPLKPGTVVVADGYLISSEGLRVKQTALTGNAAPVTKVAGAMPDPTLALVERPNILLAGTVVFEGQGSLVAIHTGMQTLLGTIAESTAALRAEPSPLGQALNTLAATITRVAIVAGLGAFLLTVFGQQFTIQAGIIFAIGMIVAFVPEGLLPTVTLALALARRRLARYGVLVRRLAGVESLSSATVLCADRVETLTSTTLTVSAIWAGGRVYTTTGSDYRPEGAFLYERALVRVASEPDLTAVLRAAVLCNNSRLMPPDASHPDWYIVGDPLEGALLATAARGGIDEASLGHRIVRLQSFPYEPRRQLGSVVVAIERDGKRELSAYVRGTGRAVLSICVRIQYHGVVRDLDDAMRQEIEDAIDEYARKGQRVVAFATRSVEEPLEGIMWRARDIEHDLTFLGFATLQEPPQPEVVQLIEGCRKAGIRVIIVTGAYGLTAEAIARRVGLIDAPHVQIVTGADLDAMSSANLGLILAPLEDVIFAQLDATHKRRIVEALQQRGEIVAFLGDSINDAPALRQAEIGVVVSASGTAVALAAADIVLNAQHPAGLLLAIEEGRAIFANIQKLAAYIFAHNVAEAAVIVVSVIIGAPLPLTVLQVLAIDVGTELLPSVALSTEPPEPGILEQPPRPRTAPLLDRETLLRTFAMLGMLEGALALLAFFTVYWSAGWRPGMPMESSGEIYAQATTLTYMAIVMAQVGVAFASRTRRSSVFRIGLFTNRALVVGTLLSVVLMLALVYIEPLATLFNFVPPQPEHWVMLACFPVIMLFADEIFKWWRRRYQAVQFAF